One part of the Luteibacter yeojuensis genome encodes these proteins:
- a CDS encoding tyrosine-type recombinase/integrase — protein sequence MGRGSNTGGSKPGGVRKESESSILVDFTYRGVRCKERLKLPPTKANLKLAEHLRAEILTEIGRGTFEYARYFPDSPRAATLAKSPGAATDIASALRQWHAGMKSQLEHTTVRDYGLAIENVWVPKFGALRLTELSRAMLKEWVAEQTCGLKRIRNLLLPMRGMYAAAMEDELIERNPFTDWTPRKVEPPKEDDDIDPFSPDEVKAILASCDGQARNFFQFAFWTGLRTSELIALLWDDVDLVGRTITVRRAKVRRKVKSPKTRAGRRTLTLLQPAYEALVAQRAHTQLAGEEVFHNPRTNEPWEHDGPIRKTAWTPTLKRAGIRYRYPYQTRHTFASTLLSAGENPVWVANMMGHKDWTMIVKVYGRWIPSVAPDAGQKVAALWAGNGTDQAASG from the coding sequence ATGGGTCGAGGGTCAAACACTGGCGGCAGCAAGCCGGGCGGTGTCAGGAAAGAGAGCGAGAGCAGCATCCTCGTCGATTTCACTTATCGCGGGGTCCGTTGCAAGGAGCGGCTGAAGCTACCCCCGACCAAGGCGAACCTGAAGCTTGCCGAGCACCTGCGCGCCGAGATCCTGACCGAGATCGGCCGCGGCACGTTCGAATACGCCAGGTACTTTCCGGACAGCCCGCGCGCCGCCACCCTGGCCAAGTCACCAGGTGCGGCCACCGATATCGCCTCGGCGTTACGCCAATGGCATGCGGGCATGAAGAGCCAACTCGAGCACACCACCGTCCGCGATTATGGCCTCGCGATCGAGAACGTCTGGGTGCCGAAGTTCGGCGCGCTGCGCCTTACCGAACTGTCGCGAGCCATGCTGAAGGAATGGGTCGCCGAGCAGACCTGCGGGCTGAAGCGGATCCGCAACCTCCTGCTCCCGATGCGCGGCATGTATGCCGCGGCGATGGAGGACGAGTTGATCGAGCGGAACCCCTTCACCGACTGGACGCCGCGCAAGGTCGAGCCGCCGAAGGAGGACGATGACATCGATCCGTTCTCTCCGGACGAGGTGAAGGCCATCCTCGCCTCATGCGATGGCCAGGCGCGCAACTTCTTCCAGTTCGCGTTCTGGACCGGCCTTCGAACCAGCGAACTAATCGCCCTACTGTGGGACGATGTCGACCTCGTGGGACGGACGATCACCGTTCGCCGCGCGAAGGTCCGGCGCAAGGTGAAGAGTCCGAAGACTCGCGCGGGCCGCCGAACCCTCACCCTGCTGCAGCCGGCGTACGAGGCGCTGGTAGCCCAACGCGCTCACACCCAACTCGCCGGCGAGGAGGTCTTCCACAACCCCCGCACGAACGAGCCTTGGGAGCATGACGGCCCCATCCGCAAGACCGCCTGGACACCCACGCTGAAGCGCGCAGGCATCCGCTACCGCTACCCCTACCAGACCCGCCACACGTTCGCGTCGACGCTGCTCAGCGCGGGCGAGAACCCGGTGTGGGTGGCGAACATGATGGGTCACAAGGACTGGACGATGATCGTGAAGGTGTACGGCCGCTGGATACCGTCGGTGGCGCCCGACGCCGGCCAGAAGGTCGCGGCGCTTTGGGCCGGAAATGGGACGGATCAGGCGGCAAGTGGTTGA
- a CDS encoding ATP-binding protein, translated as MFLPLNWLYLRLTVGFSDAHGLDVDRWMGLAIVPVAWACVWAIRRGHFRAAVVGFIVAQVATQAVAYAATGLRLQMSDPSVPMLLVVLGGLLLGRRTLWVLFAVLLGMFAIGAVTDVLRAIDAGKPWLSAVSYTPSLAIRYLIIIVVLDRCIAALRESLDDSVRRSAELAISNARLRFEMGERERAQEHLVHAQKMEAVGRLAGGISHDFNHVLNVIVGYAGQRHRSDANADLLHRALEGVESAASRGAVICRKLLGFSRREVPHPETFEATQAVRDLVPMLGQLLGSSVRLEVDTDKAPTPLHIDRAQLELALLNIAANARDAMDADGVLRIGVHREAAHVEIDVADNGHGMDAATRRRIFEPFFTTKPNDEGTGLGLSMAHDVVTAAGGSIRAESERGAGSRFVLRLPVASNGYTACPDPGFEAACAQGIMT; from the coding sequence GTGTTCCTTCCGCTCAACTGGCTTTACCTGCGCCTGACCGTCGGTTTTTCCGACGCCCATGGACTGGATGTCGATCGCTGGATGGGACTGGCCATCGTGCCGGTCGCGTGGGCGTGCGTCTGGGCGATCCGGCGCGGTCATTTCCGCGCGGCGGTCGTCGGATTCATCGTGGCGCAGGTCGCCACGCAGGCGGTGGCCTATGCGGCGACGGGTTTGCGCTTGCAGATGAGCGATCCGAGCGTGCCGATGCTCCTGGTCGTGCTGGGCGGACTGCTGCTCGGCCGTCGTACGTTATGGGTGCTTTTCGCGGTGCTGCTCGGCATGTTCGCGATCGGCGCGGTGACCGACGTGCTCCGTGCGATCGACGCCGGCAAGCCGTGGTTGTCCGCGGTCAGCTACACGCCGTCGCTCGCGATACGCTATCTCATCATCATCGTCGTCCTGGATCGTTGCATCGCGGCCCTGCGCGAAAGTCTCGACGATTCCGTGCGACGCAGCGCCGAACTGGCGATCTCCAATGCGCGCCTGCGCTTCGAGATGGGCGAGCGCGAACGTGCGCAGGAACATCTGGTGCATGCGCAGAAGATGGAGGCCGTCGGCCGCCTTGCAGGTGGCATATCGCACGACTTCAACCATGTGCTCAACGTCATCGTGGGTTATGCGGGCCAGCGGCACCGCTCGGACGCGAACGCGGACCTGCTCCACCGCGCGTTGGAAGGCGTCGAATCGGCGGCCAGCCGCGGCGCGGTCATCTGCCGCAAGCTGCTGGGCTTCAGCCGGCGGGAGGTGCCGCATCCGGAAACCTTCGAAGCAACCCAGGCCGTACGCGACCTCGTACCGATGCTCGGCCAGCTCCTCGGATCGTCGGTCCGGCTCGAAGTCGACACGGACAAGGCGCCTACCCCGCTTCATATCGACCGCGCGCAACTGGAACTGGCATTGCTCAATATCGCCGCCAATGCGCGGGATGCGATGGACGCCGACGGCGTGCTTCGCATCGGTGTCCATCGCGAGGCCGCGCACGTCGAGATCGATGTCGCCGATAACGGCCACGGCATGGACGCCGCGACGCGACGCCGCATCTTCGAGCCGTTCTTCACGACAAAGCCGAACGACGAAGGCACGGGTCTCGGGTTGTCGATGGCGCACGACGTCGTCACCGCCGCCGGCGGCAGCATCCGGGCAGAGAGCGAACGCGGCGCGGGCAGCCGCTTCGTCCTGCGTCTGCCCGTGGCCTCGAATGGATACACAGCCTGCCCCGATCCAGGATTCGAGGCCGCCTGCGCTCAGGGAATCATGACGTAG
- a CDS encoding SDR family oxidoreductase — translation MNNLNSIQGKSALVLGGSRGIGAAVARRLAAGGASVAITYVQGAAAADAVVDDIVKAGGRAIAVQADSASDAAIESAVAKTREAFGGFDILVNNAGVLAIAPIEDFSTEDLDRTLAVNVRAAVIASRAAARVMGQGGRIIHIGSTNADRMPFAGGAVYAMSKSALQGLTQGLARDLGPKGITVNVVQPGPVDTDMNPANGPMAANLVPMLAVGRYGRPEEVASFVAYLAGPEAANITGASLMIDGGFAA, via the coding sequence ATGAACAACCTCAATTCCATCCAGGGCAAGAGCGCACTCGTCCTCGGCGGCTCGCGCGGCATCGGTGCGGCGGTGGCCCGTCGGCTGGCCGCCGGTGGCGCCTCGGTCGCCATCACTTACGTGCAGGGTGCCGCGGCCGCCGACGCCGTCGTCGACGACATCGTCAAGGCGGGTGGGCGCGCGATCGCCGTCCAGGCGGACAGTGCGAGCGATGCCGCCATCGAAAGCGCCGTGGCCAAGACCCGGGAAGCCTTCGGCGGCTTCGACATCCTCGTCAACAATGCCGGCGTGCTCGCCATCGCGCCGATCGAGGACTTCTCCACGGAAGACCTCGACCGCACGCTAGCGGTGAATGTCCGCGCCGCCGTGATCGCCAGCCGGGCCGCCGCCCGCGTCATGGGCCAGGGTGGCCGCATCATCCACATCGGCAGCACCAATGCGGACCGCATGCCGTTTGCCGGGGGCGCGGTGTATGCGATGAGCAAGTCGGCGCTGCAAGGCCTTACCCAGGGGCTGGCCCGCGACCTCGGTCCGAAAGGCATCACGGTCAATGTCGTGCAGCCCGGCCCCGTGGATACCGACATGAACCCGGCGAACGGCCCGATGGCCGCCAACCTCGTCCCGATGCTTGCGGTCGGCCGCTACGGCCGGCCCGAAGAGGTCGCCAGTTTCGTTGCTTACCTGGCAGGCCCTGAGGCGGCGAACATCACCGGCGCGAGCCTCATGATCGATGGTGGATTTGCTGCCTGA
- a CDS encoding YadA-like family protein, protein MNMSHGKVLRGTLLAAAIGMAFHGTAAAAASCPWGILDPVATRSGQALACQRPIVERLLAAADYFTANGAGDGSDIAQASGTNAMAAGANASSDGVNATAIGTGARAGADYASAFGGNARAMGYGALAGGKDSRAVAEWAVAQGMESRATERGATAVGGRANAAGEASTAVGGSFDSFLGFVRTEALGAHATAIGAGARGEADFSTAVGERSVASGVGSSALGGTAWSRGDYSLAMGPLSQSVGMESVAMGMDSLAGGPGSLAMGARSTAAGELSTAAGYASHAGALWSTAYGVGSQANGQSSTAIGGAMTVIDGSTWEEQTWVTEANGQESTALGVAAHANNYGSVAVGAVSESSGDSAIAIGSASTARGHKAVAIGNESRAYDDLGIALGAGAVSHAPRAVALGETSSAYGDSSLAVGAVSNALGDQSASIGWWSTAFGARSVALGAFSTTTADDVISVGHAIGDPDMFGNPYEDSLTRRIANVSEGVEDTDAATVGQLKDSDAGRYFAATGTGDDNALATGAYALAAGSGAFAMGDESTALGAGANALGELSTAAGYGSLAQAKWSSAYGVGSQATGQSATAVGGQMIVINGDTWEHETWSTEASGKESTALGVAAHASAYATVAVGAVSEASGDSAVAVGGASTARGSRSVAIGNQARAYNTLGVAIGAGASSSGERAMALGEKAFASGENATAVGALSNAVGKESASVGWSTTALGKGSVSLGSYSAAGQDNVVSVGHMATDLNSGGQPYGNVLTRRIVNVAAGSAETDAVNMAQLKASAQMASGQLGAFGEDVARAFGGGASFGIAGFAAPMYTIRGASFNNVGDAFGAVDGALSNLDNRVGALEEAATTDAGDGTVSAASTARGARSAQTFAAKQTAASAPVPAAVSTRAAGAPVAPTATTDPATVGQVDEALVNAKSYADTGDKRTLNDAKAYADSKLANMVGSGEFNSFRNQVDDRFHRVDERMDRIGAIGAASTQMAINAAGTTSPRGRVAVGAGVSGGQSALSVGYAAPIGERMRVSIGGAFSGSENSAGVGFGVDL, encoded by the coding sequence ATGAACATGTCTCACGGTAAGGTGCTGCGCGGCACGCTGCTCGCAGCGGCGATCGGCATGGCGTTCCATGGCACCGCGGCCGCCGCCGCCTCGTGTCCCTGGGGCATTCTCGATCCGGTGGCGACCCGGTCGGGGCAGGCCCTGGCTTGCCAGCGTCCGATCGTGGAGCGACTGCTCGCGGCCGCCGATTACTTCACCGCGAACGGCGCCGGCGACGGCAGCGATATCGCCCAGGCGTCCGGCACGAACGCGATGGCCGCAGGCGCGAATGCGTCCTCGGACGGGGTGAACGCGACCGCCATCGGCACCGGCGCCCGGGCCGGCGCCGACTATGCCTCCGCCTTCGGTGGCAATGCGCGGGCCATGGGGTACGGGGCGTTGGCCGGCGGCAAGGACAGCCGGGCCGTCGCCGAATGGGCGGTGGCGCAGGGCATGGAAAGCCGGGCGACGGAGCGTGGCGCCACCGCCGTGGGCGGACGCGCGAACGCCGCCGGCGAAGCGAGCACCGCCGTGGGCGGTTCGTTCGATTCCTTCCTCGGTTTCGTGCGCACCGAGGCACTTGGTGCGCACGCCACCGCCATCGGCGCGGGTGCGCGTGGCGAAGCCGACTTCAGCACGGCGGTGGGCGAGCGCTCTGTCGCCTCCGGCGTTGGCAGTTCCGCGCTCGGCGGGACGGCCTGGTCGAGAGGGGACTACAGCCTTGCGATGGGACCCTTGTCGCAATCCGTCGGCATGGAGAGCGTGGCCATGGGCATGGATTCCCTGGCGGGAGGACCGGGCAGCCTGGCCATGGGGGCCCGATCCACCGCCGCGGGCGAACTGAGCACGGCCGCAGGTTACGCCAGCCACGCGGGAGCCCTGTGGAGCACCGCCTATGGTGTCGGCAGCCAGGCCAACGGCCAGAGTTCCACCGCCATCGGCGGCGCGATGACCGTCATCGACGGCAGCACCTGGGAAGAGCAGACCTGGGTCACCGAAGCCAACGGGCAGGAAAGCACGGCGCTCGGTGTTGCCGCGCACGCCAACAATTACGGTAGCGTGGCCGTCGGCGCGGTCTCGGAATCGTCGGGCGATTCGGCCATCGCGATCGGTTCGGCGAGCACGGCGCGCGGGCATAAGGCCGTGGCCATCGGCAACGAGTCGCGTGCTTACGACGACCTCGGCATCGCCTTGGGCGCCGGCGCGGTCAGCCATGCTCCGCGTGCGGTCGCCCTCGGCGAGACCTCGAGCGCCTACGGCGACAGCTCCCTCGCCGTCGGCGCGGTGTCCAATGCGCTTGGTGACCAGAGCGCGAGCATCGGCTGGTGGTCGACGGCCTTCGGCGCACGCAGCGTGGCGCTGGGCGCGTTCTCGACGACGACGGCCGACGACGTGATCTCGGTGGGACATGCCATCGGGGATCCGGACATGTTCGGTAATCCCTACGAGGATTCGCTGACGCGACGCATCGCAAACGTGAGCGAGGGCGTGGAAGATACGGACGCGGCGACGGTGGGACAGTTGAAGGACAGCGATGCCGGGCGTTATTTCGCCGCGACGGGCACGGGCGACGACAACGCCCTGGCGACGGGTGCGTATGCGCTGGCCGCAGGCTCCGGTGCCTTCGCGATGGGCGACGAATCGACCGCCCTGGGTGCCGGTGCGAACGCGCTGGGCGAACTCTCGACAGCCGCCGGTTACGGCAGCCTCGCCCAGGCGAAATGGAGCAGCGCCTACGGGGTGGGCAGCCAGGCGACGGGGCAGAGCGCGACGGCCGTCGGCGGGCAGATGATCGTCATCAACGGCGATACCTGGGAACACGAAACCTGGTCCACCGAGGCGAGCGGCAAGGAGAGCACGGCACTCGGCGTGGCGGCGCATGCATCCGCCTATGCGACGGTCGCCGTCGGCGCGGTGTCCGAAGCTTCGGGCGACAGCGCGGTGGCCGTCGGCGGCGCGAGCACGGCGCGGGGCAGCCGCTCGGTGGCGATCGGCAACCAGGCGCGGGCATACAACACGCTGGGTGTTGCGATCGGTGCCGGCGCGTCGAGCAGCGGCGAGCGGGCCATGGCGCTTGGCGAAAAGGCCTTCGCCTCGGGCGAGAACGCCACCGCGGTCGGTGCTCTGTCGAATGCCGTCGGCAAGGAAAGCGCGAGCGTCGGCTGGTCGACGACGGCGCTCGGCAAGGGCAGCGTGTCGTTGGGTTCGTACTCCGCGGCCGGCCAGGACAACGTCGTCTCCGTCGGACACATGGCAACCGACCTCAACTCGGGCGGCCAGCCTTACGGCAACGTCCTTACGCGCCGTATCGTCAACGTGGCGGCGGGTAGCGCGGAGACCGACGCGGTGAACATGGCCCAGCTGAAGGCGAGCGCGCAGATGGCCAGCGGCCAGCTCGGCGCCTTCGGCGAAGACGTGGCCCGAGCCTTCGGGGGCGGCGCGAGCTTCGGCATCGCGGGATTCGCGGCACCGATGTACACGATCCGGGGCGCGAGCTTCAATAACGTCGGCGACGCATTCGGCGCCGTCGACGGCGCGCTGTCGAACCTGGACAACCGCGTCGGTGCCCTCGAGGAGGCCGCCACGACGGATGCCGGCGATGGGACGGTCAGTGCCGCCTCCACCGCCAGGGGCGCGAGGAGCGCCCAGACGTTCGCGGCGAAGCAGACCGCGGCCAGCGCACCGGTGCCGGCCGCGGTATCGACGCGCGCCGCCGGCGCACCGGTGGCGCCCACCGCGACGACCGATCCGGCGACCGTCGGACAGGTCGACGAAGCGCTGGTCAATGCGAAGTCGTATGCGGACACAGGCGATAAGCGCACCTTGAACGATGCCAAGGCGTACGCAGACAGCAAGCTTGCGAACATGGTCGGCAGCGGCGAGTTCAATTCCTTCCGCAACCAGGTCGACGACCGCTTCCATCGGGTGGACGAACGCATGGACCGCATCGGCGCCATCGGCGCGGCCAGCACGCAAATGGCGATCAACGCGGCAGGGACGACGTCGCCGCGTGGCCGCGTTGCCGTCGGCGCAGGCGTGTCGGGAGGGCAGTCGGCCTTGTCGGTGGGCTATGCGGCGCCGATCGGCGAACGCATGCGGGTGAGTATCGGTGGCGCCTTCAGCGGTTCCGAGAACTCCGCAGGCGTGGGTTTCGGCGTGGATTTGTAA
- a CDS encoding LysR family transcriptional regulator, with translation MDTLNGIACFIRSAESGSFAAAARVLGLTPAAVGKNVARLEAELGVRLFQRTTRRLSLTEAGEAFRQEVQGSLDQLNGAMSNARARTTGPAGELRVALPNAFGREYIVPMLDTFLQAYPTIRPDWRFDNRPVDLIADGFDVAIGGGFDLRPGVVARVLAPAHRILVAAPDAMEGGPRIAKPGDLKGREGILIRSPQTGRVRDWVLSNRYGAEAAVELDRRIVFDDPDAACHAAALGMGIALVAVQSALPWIERGRLRRVLPDWWVEGGNLSLYYAAQALLPQKIRVFIDHIVESFRQQDLSERFNALHPTVL, from the coding sequence ATGGACACCCTCAACGGCATCGCGTGCTTCATCCGCAGCGCGGAGTCCGGCAGCTTTGCCGCGGCCGCACGTGTCCTGGGGCTCACCCCCGCCGCGGTCGGCAAGAACGTGGCCCGCCTCGAAGCCGAACTCGGCGTTCGCCTTTTTCAGCGGACCACGCGGCGGCTCTCGCTCACCGAGGCCGGCGAAGCGTTCCGGCAGGAAGTGCAGGGCAGCCTGGACCAGCTCAACGGGGCGATGAGCAACGCACGGGCACGCACGACGGGTCCGGCGGGAGAACTGCGCGTCGCGCTTCCCAATGCGTTCGGCCGGGAATACATCGTCCCGATGCTCGACACGTTCCTGCAGGCGTATCCCACCATCCGCCCGGACTGGCGCTTCGACAATCGACCGGTGGACCTCATCGCGGACGGCTTCGATGTCGCCATCGGCGGTGGCTTCGACCTTCGGCCCGGTGTCGTCGCACGCGTGCTGGCACCGGCCCATCGCATTCTCGTCGCTGCGCCGGATGCCATGGAAGGCGGCCCGCGGATCGCGAAACCCGGCGACCTGAAGGGCAGGGAAGGCATCCTCATTCGTTCGCCGCAGACAGGGCGCGTGAGGGACTGGGTGCTTTCGAACCGGTATGGCGCGGAAGCCGCGGTCGAGCTGGACCGGCGAATCGTGTTCGACGATCCCGACGCGGCGTGCCACGCGGCCGCCCTCGGCATGGGTATCGCGCTGGTCGCCGTGCAGTCGGCCTTGCCATGGATCGAGCGTGGACGGCTGCGGCGCGTGTTACCGGACTGGTGGGTGGAGGGCGGCAACCTGTCGCTGTACTACGCGGCGCAGGCCCTGCTGCCGCAGAAGATCCGTGTCTTCATCGACCACATCGTGGAAAGCTTCCGACAGCAGGACCTGTCGGAACGGTTCAACGCCCTGCATCCAACCGTGCTTTAG
- a CDS encoding dihydrofolate reductase family protein yields MAKLVFALNQSLDGYVEHEELGPPDPVLFRHFIEDVRGLTGMIYGRRMYEVMRYWDDDLPEWGAPEREYAVVWRSRPKWVVSRSLKSVGPNATLVAGDVAAAIRQLRATLGGVIEVAGSELAGSLAGFDLIDEYRLYIHPVVLGHGKPFFAGPRSRLRLVANEIVAPDVIRLTYVPA; encoded by the coding sequence ATGGCGAAGCTCGTTTTCGCACTGAACCAGTCCTTGGACGGTTACGTCGAGCATGAGGAACTCGGGCCTCCCGATCCGGTGCTCTTCCGGCACTTCATCGAAGACGTCCGCGGCCTGACGGGCATGATCTACGGTCGCCGGATGTACGAGGTGATGCGGTATTGGGACGACGATCTTCCGGAATGGGGTGCGCCCGAACGCGAGTACGCGGTGGTATGGCGGAGCAGGCCGAAGTGGGTTGTGTCGCGATCGCTGAAATCGGTTGGCCCGAACGCTACCCTCGTCGCCGGGGACGTCGCGGCGGCGATACGTCAGTTGAGGGCGACGCTCGGTGGAGTGATCGAGGTCGCCGGATCGGAACTGGCAGGCAGCTTGGCCGGCTTTGATCTGATCGACGAGTATCGCCTCTACATCCACCCCGTGGTCCTTGGACACGGTAAGCCTTTCTTCGCCGGCCCTCGGTCACGGCTTCGCCTTGTGGCAAACGAGATCGTCGCGCCTGATGTGATCAGGCTGACTTACGTTCCAGCTTGA
- a CDS encoding VOC family protein, with translation MKRVTGIGGIFFQAKDPVGLRHWYRDHLGIDVLEWGGAVFPWSDDAGHPSKGMTIWSIGEAGGEQFPKGASPFMINYRVDNLDALLAALREEGCNVLEKAPDSEYGQFGWVIDPEGNKIELWQPPDGG, from the coding sequence ATGAAGCGAGTCACGGGTATCGGAGGGATCTTTTTCCAGGCGAAGGATCCCGTCGGATTGCGCCATTGGTACAGGGACCATCTGGGCATCGACGTACTGGAGTGGGGCGGTGCCGTCTTCCCATGGTCGGACGATGCCGGGCACCCGAGCAAAGGCATGACGATCTGGTCGATCGGTGAAGCAGGCGGCGAGCAATTCCCGAAGGGCGCATCGCCGTTCATGATCAACTATCGCGTGGACAACCTGGACGCACTGCTCGCGGCGTTGCGCGAAGAAGGCTGCAACGTGCTCGAAAAGGCCCCCGACTCGGAGTACGGGCAGTTCGGGTGGGTCATCGATCCCGAAGGGAACAAGATCGAACTCTGGCAGCCACCTGACGGGGGGTGA
- a CDS encoding hemerythrin domain-containing protein, whose product MDAIKLLKTDHKLVKELLTQLEETSERATKKRASLLREIQINLKAHTTIEEEIFYPAFKKAGRKAEAKMYFEALEEHRAAEDLVLPDLLATDPASVEFSGRAKVLKELIEHHADEEEKEMFKDARELLSREELAELGSLMEARKEEVIASFG is encoded by the coding sequence ATGGATGCCATCAAATTGCTCAAGACCGACCACAAGCTCGTCAAGGAACTGCTCACGCAGTTGGAAGAGACGAGCGAGCGTGCCACCAAGAAGCGGGCTTCGCTGCTCCGTGAAATCCAGATCAACCTCAAGGCGCACACGACCATCGAGGAGGAGATCTTCTACCCGGCGTTCAAGAAGGCAGGGCGGAAGGCGGAAGCGAAAATGTACTTCGAAGCGCTCGAGGAACACCGTGCCGCCGAGGACCTCGTGCTCCCCGACCTCCTTGCCACCGACCCGGCAAGCGTCGAGTTCTCCGGGAGGGCGAAGGTGCTCAAGGAACTCATCGAGCACCACGCGGACGAGGAAGAGAAGGAGATGTTCAAGGACGCCAGGGAACTCCTTTCCAGGGAGGAATTGGCCGAACTTGGCAGCCTGATGGAGGCGCGCAAGGAGGAGGTCATCGCGTCGTTCGGCTGA
- a CDS encoding zinc finger domain-containing protein, with product MTGTINIGLTAYHAVGNLVFVKVPSERGRYMLTDLCVIAVPCPLCGAVVGEPCRSYYGLRYWEKRYPDTKPSAHTQGVHVNRKHAADDKYGRGWKKTVLAHYRLHLAASDVEAAMAHLPEPEPEPDPMDIDVPVTRRTEG from the coding sequence GTGACTGGCACGATAAACATCGGCCTGACCGCCTACCACGCCGTGGGCAACCTCGTATTCGTGAAGGTGCCCAGCGAGCGCGGCCGTTACATGCTCACGGATCTGTGCGTCATCGCGGTCCCCTGCCCGCTATGCGGCGCTGTCGTCGGCGAGCCCTGCCGCTCCTATTACGGCCTGCGGTACTGGGAAAAGAGATACCCCGACACGAAGCCCAGTGCGCACACGCAGGGCGTGCACGTGAACCGGAAGCATGCGGCGGACGACAAGTACGGCCGTGGTTGGAAGAAGACCGTGCTCGCTCACTACAGGCTTCACCTCGCCGCCAGCGACGTCGAGGCGGCGATGGCCCACCTGCCAGAGCCGGAACCCGAGCCGGACCCCATGGATATCGACGTGCCGGTCACACGGCGCACGGAGGGCTGA
- a CDS encoding response regulator transcription factor, whose amino-acid sequence MTERIALLEDDIELRDQILLPGLADFGFDVQGFGRAAELYAAMLGGSFDIVVLDVGLPDEDGFSVTRRLRALSPIGIVMLTGRDGVPDRVRGLSEGADAYLSKPVQTELLAATLRSLQRRLRMQAGGGSPSSSAGQWSLDAGGWCLLAPAGAIVPLTQAERRVVGLLLEKPAEPVSREAIIAALTANVHDFDPHRLETIVHRLRKKVADGTGEALPLRAVHGVGYVMIP is encoded by the coding sequence ATGACCGAACGCATTGCCTTGCTCGAGGACGACATCGAGCTTCGTGACCAGATCCTTTTGCCCGGACTGGCCGATTTCGGGTTCGACGTGCAGGGGTTCGGCCGGGCCGCTGAACTCTATGCGGCCATGCTCGGCGGTTCGTTCGATATCGTGGTGCTCGATGTGGGGTTGCCCGACGAGGACGGTTTCTCGGTCACTCGCCGTCTTCGTGCCTTGTCGCCGATAGGCATCGTCATGCTCACGGGCCGCGACGGTGTGCCGGATCGCGTGAGGGGACTGAGCGAGGGGGCCGACGCCTACCTCTCGAAGCCGGTGCAGACCGAGTTGCTGGCGGCCACGCTGCGCAGCCTGCAGCGGCGTCTGCGCATGCAGGCAGGCGGAGGCAGCCCGTCGTCATCCGCCGGGCAGTGGTCCCTGGACGCCGGCGGCTGGTGTCTCCTCGCCCCTGCCGGCGCGATCGTGCCGTTGACCCAGGCGGAGCGACGTGTCGTCGGCCTGTTGCTGGAAAAACCCGCCGAGCCCGTCTCGCGCGAGGCCATCATCGCGGCGCTCACCGCCAACGTGCATGACTTCGACCCGCACCGGCTCGAAACCATCGTCCACCGGCTCCGCAAGAAGGTGGCCGACGGCACCGGCGAAGCGCTGCCGTTGCGCGCGGTGCATGGGGTCGGCTACGTCATGATTCCCTGA